Proteins encoded in a region of the Quercus lobata isolate SW786 chromosome 8, ValleyOak3.0 Primary Assembly, whole genome shotgun sequence genome:
- the LOC115956981 gene encoding uncharacterized protein LOC115956981 has protein sequence MKNNGKLFGKGRFSSSKNDKREYKKKDGKESSSAQGIVCYECNGHGHLKKECQNYLRGKGKVLATTLSDLESSNSDTEGECDSDGNYSSFMAITTVDYKDELNDLVDELGVHSKGEEVEDSENGDVYLNESEKNLQEVYNVLLEDCGKYAKVAKNVVKRMKKIEEEHTFTLVQFKETKCEVEELKEELLNAYFKINFLELEIIQANVKVERISAKKLDSVLSSQKPSNDKTGLGYTGEGSSSSKPKKEVRFVLAKNVEKPKVEKPKVEKPEVETLVVAKRTVGVKPKEKWKLLPKSQREPHVKHFCHHCGVRGHTRPNCFKLQALKRADSLRGQDNSRRMPREFKLKEEMRDNSLEMLWKC, from the coding sequence ATGAAGAATAATGGGAAGTTGTTTGGCAAAGGGAGATTCTCATCAtccaaaaatgataaaagagAATACAAGAAGAAGGATGGGAAAGAATCATCATCAGCCCAAGGAATCGTGTGTTATGAATGCAATGGTCATGGACACCTAAAGAAGGAATGTCAAAACTACTTGAGAGGAAAAGGTAAAGTGCTTGCTACTACCCTTAGTGACTTGGAGAGCTCAAACTCCGATACGGAAGGAGAATGTGATAGTGATGGAAATTATTCTTCTTTCATGGCAATTACCACCGTTGATTATAAAGATGAGTTGAACGACTTGGTTGATGAGCTAGGTGTACATTCCAAAGGTGAAGAAGTTGAAGATTCGGAAAATGGGGATGTGTACCTAAATGAAAGTGAGAAGAACCTTCAAGAAGTGTATAATGTGTTGCTTGAAGATTGTGGAAAATATGCCAAAGTTGCAAAGAATGTTGTTAAAAggatgaagaaaattgaagaagagCATACGTTCACACTTGTGCAATTTAAGGAAACTAAATGTGAAGTTGAAGAGTTAAAGGAAGAATTGCTGAATGCCTACTTTAAAATCAATTTCCTTGAACTTGAAATAATCCAAGCAAATGTCAAAGTGGAGCGCATTTCCGCCAAGAAACTTGACAGTGTGCTCTCTTCACAAAAACCTTCAAATGACAAGACCGGACTAGGCTATACCGGTGAAGGAAGCTCAAGTAGCAAACCCAAGAAGGAAGTGAGGTTCGTGTTGGCCAAAAATGTAGAGAAGCCCAAGGTAGAAAAGCCCAAAGTGGAAAAGCCTGAGGTTGAGACCCTTGTTGTTGCAAAGAGAACCGTTGGTgtaaaaccaaaggaaaaatggAAGTTATTACCCAAAAGTCAAAGGGAACCTCATGTAAAGcatttttgtcatcattgtggtgTACGAGGACATACAAGACCAAATTGCTTCAAGCTTCAGGCACTCAAGAGGGCTGATTCTTTGCGTGGCCAAGACAACTCAAGAAGAATGCCAAGGGAATTCAAACTAAAGGAGGAAATGAGGGACAACTCATTGGAGATGTTATGGAAATGTTGA